The Macellibacteroides fermentans genome segment TGGTCTATGCCCTGAGCACCGAAAATAACCGATTTTGGATACTTGGAATTGATCAGGTCAAGCGTTTTTGTCAATCTCCTCTGTTTTTCTCTGTTCAAGCCATCAAAAAGATTGGTCTGGATACAACTGTCGGGAACGATATTGGTAATCATCACGCCCGCTTTCTTGTACTGATATCCTTCCTTGAAAATCTTTTTCAACGCTTCAAGCGCATAATGAATTATTTCAGCTGGGAAATTTGTCGGCACGGGCAGTTCGATAATGCTACTCTGATAATATTGCGGCAAATCTTCCTTGAATTTATTGGTATGGATAAACACCATCAGTGAAGTGGCACAGGACTTTTGCCTTCTTAGCTTTCCGGCACAAAGCGAGGCAAAAGTAGCTACCGACTCGGACAATGGGATATATTCCGAAACCATATTACCAAAACTTCGGGATGTGAGGATCTGCTTTTTGTTGGGAAGTACCTGCTCCAAGCCTATGCAGGCTTCGCCGTTGAGCTCACGCCAGGTGCGTTCGCCAACAATGGTCATATATTTGCGTACCCACGAACTGCTTTTCTGCGTAAAGTCAAATGCTGTTTTTATGCCTTGGGATTCTAAAAACTTCCGGTGCTGTCTTCCGATACCCCACACATCACCTATTTCTGTTTTCTGTAATGCTTTGATACGTTTTTCGTCCGAATCGATAATGCAGACATTTTTATAAGCGGGATATTTTTTAGCAAAACGGTTACCCAATTTTGCCAATGTTTTGGTAGGCGCGATGCCCAAAGAAACAGGAATGCCGGTCCATTTTGTGATAGTTCCAACTATTTTTTTGCCGTAATTAGCTAAATCACTAAATCCGTCCAATGCTAAAAATGCTTCGTCAATCGAGTAAATCTCCACATCGGGCGTAAATTGGCGGATGATATTCATCACTCGGTTCGACATATCACCGTAAAGTGTAAAATTGGTCGAGAAAACGGCAACCTTTTTCGTCCTTACCAAATCGTCTATCTGGTAAAAAGGGGTTCCCATTTTAATGCCAAGTCCTTTGGCTTCGTTACTTCTGGCAATAACACAGCCGTCGTTGTTGCTTAGCACAACCACAGCTTGTCCGTTGAGAGCGGGATTGAATACGCGCTCGCAAGAAGCATAGAAATTATTGCAGTCGAGAAGTCCTATCATCGTTTAATATGCAGACAATTTTTGATACTGTATGTTACCACACCCCACACCATAAACTGGTTTTCTTCTGTCACTTTTATTGGTTGGTAATCGTCATTTTCGGGCATCAGCCATATAATATCATTGTCTCTTTTGATAAATTTGGTCGTAAATTCGCCGTCAATAAAGCACACAGCCAAATAATTATCACAAAACTCCATCGAGCGGTCGATAACGAGAATATCACCGTGCATAAGGCCTATCTTTTTCAGGCTGTCGCCATTCACTACACCG includes the following:
- a CDS encoding Y-family DNA polymerase, which codes for MIGLLDCNNFYASCERVFNPALNGQAVVVLSNNDGCVIARSNEAKGLGIKMGTPFYQIDDLVRTKKVAVFSTNFTLYGDMSNRVMNIIRQFTPDVEIYSIDEAFLALDGFSDLANYGKKIVGTITKWTGIPVSLGIAPTKTLAKLGNRFAKKYPAYKNVCIIDSDEKRIKALQKTEIGDVWGIGRQHRKFLESQGIKTAFDFTQKSSSWVRKYMTIVGERTWRELNGEACIGLEQVLPNKKQILTSRSFGNMVSEYIPLSESVATFASLCAGKLRRQKSCATSLMVFIHTNKFKEDLPQYYQSSIIELPVPTNFPAEIIHYALEALKKIFKEGYQYKKAGVMITNIVPDSCIQTNLFDGLNREKQRRLTKTLDLINSKYPKSVIFGAQGIDHEWKMRQNNLSPCYSTRLKDAIRIN
- a CDS encoding LexA family protein codes for the protein MINKSKHKIRIYRSDTQTELALPFANEGIKAGFPSPAQDFLDQSIDLNKELIKNKEATFYGVVNGDSLKKIGLMHGDILVIDRSMEFCDNYLAVCFIDGEFTTKFIKRDNDIIWLMPENDDYQPIKVTEENQFMVWGVVTYSIKNCLHIKR